AAAAAGGCATCCGTGAGGACGCCCTTTGATAGAATCAATGATTCAGGTGATATTAAAGTGCTAATTTAATAATTGTGTTCTTTTTTGTAATCGTCAATGTCTTTATTGACGTCATCGACACTTTTTTGGACGCGTTCCTTGAAGGCATCCCAGCGCTCTTTTCCTTTGTTCGCCCAGTTATCGAGGTCTTTCTGCAATTCCTCGTTTTTGGCTTCGAGCTTGTCAATCTGCTTCTCGAATTTAGCCTGGTTTGCGGCTGATTCGGTTTTCAGTTTTACTTTAAACTCTGCAATGCGCGTTTTATTGTCGGCAATTAACTTGTTGGTTTCTGCTTTGAGTCTGGCATAATCAGAAACAGAATCGGTTTGTGCTGCATCAGCCTGTTCTTTTGCAATCTGCTCATCCTGCCTTGCCTCGATGACATCATCTTTGGCATCTTCAATGTCTTTTGACTCATTTTTACAGGAACCCAATAGCATGAGTGAAAAGATGGATGCAGCTGCAATCGTAATATGCTTTTTCATTTTTAATGGATTTTGAATTGTCATCCAAAGTTGTCAAAAGTACAATAAAAATCGTTTATGTGAATTTTTTATAATGTTGTAAAATTTCTTTTTTACTTCTCATAAAATTCGATCGGTAATTTGTCCGGATCTGCAATAAAGGTGAATTTTTTTCCTGTAAGTTCATCAGTGCGTAAGGGTTCTGACGCAACATTAAGGGATGAAAAATATTTTACAGCATCGAGTACATTGTCAACTTCAAATGCGAGGTGGCGCAGTCCCGTGGCTTCGGGCCTCGTAATCCTTACGGGCGGCGACGGGAATGAAAACAGTTCGATGCAATAATCGCCGTTCATGCATAAATCGAGTTTATGCGAATCGCGTTCGGCACGATAAGTTTCCCTGATGATCTCCAGTCCGAGTACTTTCGTATAAAAATATTTCGACACTTCATAGTCTGAACAGAGAATGGCAATGTGGTGGATGCGGTTGATCTTAAGCATATTTTTTTGGATTAGGCATAAAAAAAGCCTGACAGGCAGGCTTATGTAATTATTTTTCGTTGGCGCAAAGTCCTGCGATTTCATGGAATATATCATGGATTTCGCTGAGCAGGATAGTGATTTCTTTGTCGCTGCTGCCAATCTTGATTTTTTTGTGCAACGCCCAGCTTTTGATCTGCAGTTTTTCAGTTGCTACGAGGATTTCTTTTGTGCTGAATTCCTTAGGTTTTTCGCCCATGTTAAGCCTTTCTGCTTTTTGTGCCAGTTCCAGTGAGCGTGATTTTATCGGTTCAAGATTGCCTTCTTCGGAAGGGTGGAAGGTTTGTGAAATGATTTCGTGGAATTCCTTCATGGCCGGCCATTTATCAAAAGTGGATTGTGCAAATCCGGCGGGGGACACTATTATGACTAACAATAAGAATAACTTTTTCATAAGCTGTAAATTATACTGTACCAAAGATACGAAATCAGGTTGATTAAGCAATTATCCAGTGAACAGTAAATTTGCTGGGTCACTTACAGGCTTTTTGACTGCATTTGATAAATAATTATACGCACTTATCATTTTTAAGAATAGTGGCCAGACTTAAATAATAAATTTGGAAGCTGTTAAGACCACATTGGGGGAGCTATTCCGATGAAATGCTAAAAATTACGCTCAACGGTTGTCATACAATAGCTGTTAATAGTTTCTTAAAGCTATACAGTTGATTATTAAAAAATAAAACTATTTTTGGAAGCTTTCTTATGACTAAAAAAGCCAAAAACTAGACTATAAATTCATGTTTATGAGGACAAAAATTACTTCATTTTTATTATTTACATTACTTTTTATTTCCACATCGTACAGCCAATGCTGGCAAAGCGTTACTGCAGGATATGAAAGCAGCGCAGCTATAAAACCGGATGGAACACTCTGGACCTGGGGGTGGAATGGCTTCGGGCAACTGGGCTTAGGGAACACAACCAATGTGACGACACCTGTAAAAGTAGGGTCTGCCACCTGGAAAATGGTCAGCATGGGTACTGAAAGTACCTCTTCAGCCTACGCGATGGCAATCCAGACCAATGGCACCTTATGGGCCTGGGGTGGAAACGGCCAGGGGGAGTTGGGGATTGGAAACACGGTGCAGCAAAACAGCCCGGTACAGGTGGGCACTGCCACAAACTGGAAATACGTATATGCCGGCCTCAACCACACTGTAGCTATCAAGACAGACGGCACTATGTGGGCTTGGGGAAGGAATATTTACGGCCAGCTGGGTGACGGTACCAATACAAACCGTCTGAGCCCCGTCCAGGTGGGAACGGCCACAAACTGGAAGATGGCCGCTTTGGGAGGAAGCAATACGTTTGCATTGAAGACCGACGGTACGATTTGGGCATGTGGCGACAATGCAGGCTATTATGGAAATGGCACCACTACAAATTCCAATATTCCTGTACAGATCGGCACCGCAACAGACTGGCAAAGCATTTCACGTACCATGGGAACCATACTTGCCATCAAAACAGATGGTACGTTATGGGGATGGGGCGATAATAATTACGGCGAACTAGGTATCGGCAGCACTGCAACGGTAAGTTACACCCCTGTACAGGTCGGCACTGCCACATGGACATCGGTTTATGCCGCATGGGGTTCTAGTTTTGGGATAAAGACAGATGGCACGCTCTGGGCATGGGGCGATAATACCAAAGGACAGCTTGGTGATAATACGACTGTAAATAAACTGTCTCCGGTACAGGTAGGCACCACCAATAACTGGGCATCCATGGGGACCGGACTTACTTATACATTTGGGATCAAAACTGACGGCTCCATGTTTGCATGGGGTGCAAACCAAATGTCACAGCTTGGACTGGGCAACACCACGGAATACCATGTGCCGACAACAATAAATTGTACAGGCTGTGCAACAGCTGCAGAAGGGTTGTATCCTACAGCCACATTTACTCCGGCATGTACGGGAAGCCAGGAAACAATCACTGCAGATGCCTGGGCAGGAGAATACAGCAATGTGAATGTAGTAGCCAACAGGTCTTACACTTTCAATAGTTCCGTAACGACTGATTATGTTACCATCACCAATGCTGCCGGCTCAACCATTTATATCAGTGGGTCAGTACCGCTAACCTGGTTTTGTGCAACATCGGGAACCATCCGTTATGTATTGAATACGAACGCATCTTGTGGAACACAACAGACAAGCAGGACGAGGTATATTACCTGTAATGACGTATCCTGTACCACGCCTGTTACAGCATTAACGGCAAATAATATCGCATCAAATTCGGCCACCATTTCATGGACGGCTCCTTCGCCTGCGCCACCGTTGGGATACGAATATTTTTATTCAGATGTGAAT
This genomic stretch from Flavobacterium pallidum harbors:
- a CDS encoding guided entry of tail-anchored proteins factor 1 → MKKHITIAAASIFSLMLLGSCKNESKDIEDAKDDVIEARQDEQIAKEQADAAQTDSVSDYARLKAETNKLIADNKTRIAEFKVKLKTESAANQAKFEKQIDKLEAKNEELQKDLDNWANKGKERWDAFKERVQKSVDDVNKDIDDYKKEHNY
- the gloA2 gene encoding SMU1112c/YaeR family gloxylase I-like metalloprotein; this encodes MLKINRIHHIAILCSDYEVSKYFYTKVLGLEIIRETYRAERDSHKLDLCMNGDYCIELFSFPSPPVRITRPEATGLRHLAFEVDNVLDAVKYFSSLNVASEPLRTDELTGKKFTFIADPDKLPIEFYEK